Proteins encoded together in one Microplitis mediator isolate UGA2020A chromosome 7, iyMicMedi2.1, whole genome shotgun sequence window:
- the LOC130672328 gene encoding ubiquitin-like protein 7 — MATELLLGVRLMPGPSKFIKLNDVNLKAKVENLRMETATKIELPKDSFDLIYCGCILEDDVTLESCGLKSGSMIHVLKKKDPEIPVPAKSISEESILQLASAFRSFNENPALRSALHRLSKRPEVIENIILTTPGLNEDSVAIAMLQDPDLMAHFTHSDTVKRIAELHPVLVEAAQLIAAAVHEEAHNAAASSGPSSSSMNAASTAYSYSLDNLSDDEMAGDSSQSSDSAQHQNGSSRLDAGSSPMAITTAQLAAALARAGANGRTGIPPPSSSSSSASTGSFGSGIITTEMFTQAMQQAFAASSASGGLPPPLQTSASSTAISSAASPAIPPARSSSNLETQLAQMHEIGLRDDTLNIQALEFTNGDVQAAIELVFSGLGDN, encoded by the exons atggcaACAGAATTATTACTTGGTGTGCGATTAATGCCTGGCCCATCCaagttcattaaattaaatgacgtTAATTTAAAAGCCAAGGTTGAAAATCTGCGGATGGAAACTGCTACGAAAATAGAACTTCCTAAGGATTCATttg acCTCATATACTGCGGATGTATACTTGAAGATGACGTTACATTGGAATCTTGCGGTTTAAAAAGTGGATCAATGATTCACGTGTTGAAGAAAAAAGATCCAGAGATACCAGTACCAGCAAAATCTATTTCTGAAGAAAGTATTTTACAACTGGCATCTGCATTCAGATCATTCAATGAAAACCCGGCATTGAGAAGTGCATTACac cgGCTGAGTAAACGACCAGaagttattgaaaatattattttaacaactcCTGGACTTAATGAAGACTCAGTAGCAATTGCTATGCTTCAAGATCCTGATTTAATGGCACACTTTACTCATTCTGACACTGTTAAAAG aatcGCAGAATTACATCCAGTATTAGTTGAAGCAGCCCAGCTGATAGCAGCAGCAGTACACGAGGAAGCCCACAACGCAGCAGCATCATCTGGAccctcatcatcatcaatgAACGCAGCATCGACAGCTTACTCCTACAGCTTAGATAATTTAAGCGACGACGAAATGGCCGGCGACTCATCACAGTCATCAGATTCAGCTCAGCATCAAAACGGTTCATCGCGACTTGATGCTGGTTCCAGTCCAATGGCAATTACGACAGCACAATTAGCAGCCGCGCTCGCACGTGCTGGCGCTAATGGACGTACAGGAATTCCACCTCCATCCAGCTCATCATCATCAGCGTCAACAGGAAGCTTCGGTTCCGGTATAATAACTACGGAAATGTTTACCCAAGCTATGCAACAAGCTTTTGCTGCCAGTTCTGCTTCCGGTGGTTTACCACCACCCCTTCAAACATCAGCGTCATCCACTGCTATCAGTTCGGCTGCATCTCCAGCGATACCACCAGCGAGATCTTCGAGTAATCTCGAAACACAACTTGCCCAGATGCACGAAATCGGTCTTCGAGATGACACTCTTAACATCCAAGCACTGGAATTTACCAACGGCGATGTCCAGGCTGCTATTGAACTTGTCTTCAGTGGCCTAGGTGATAATTAA
- the LOC130671010 gene encoding single-pass membrane and coiled-coil domain-containing protein 4 homolog yields the protein MRQLKGKTKETNKQKKERKKEFLENKQRVFSLVLPTLAAIFILIIAYVYVKTRPKVEF from the coding sequence aTGCGGCAACTGAAAGGAAAAACGAAAGAAACAAACAAACAGAAGAAAGAACGTAAAAaggaatttttagaaaataaacaGAGGGTATTTAGTTTAGTATTACCGACATTGGCTGCAATATTTATTCTCATTATTGCTTACGTTTATGTTAAAACTCGTCCAAAGGTCGAATTTTAA
- the LOC130671008 gene encoding mitochondrial nicotinamide adenine dinucleotide transporter SLC25A51, producing MDWIEKKIIPSTLASNDSSITPTTANKNVIDNDNNNNEDDSSKVTIRSLLQLTSNDSREFICGWGAAVINVGVTYPINKIIFRQILEGVQVNIAVKQLSKEGIRLLYRGILPPLCQKTLSLSLMFSVYEGSKYRIQMLTNRPILSKILAANFAGSVEAILMPLERVQTLLQDWRYHNKFKNTSDAFKYLLRNYGVGECYRGLMPIIIRNGLSNLTFFSLRDLSKDIVGNDQTLFNNFICGALIGGFTSTIFYPMNVVKIHMQSKIGGDYDRILVTLRDVWVMKNRSITNFYQGVHLNYMRSFVSWGVINAAYDFLKSFIF from the coding sequence atggattggatagagaaaaaaataattccatcAACTCTCGCATCAAATGATTCTTCAATTACTCCAACTACTGCTAATAAAAATGTCATTgataacgataataataacaacgaAGATGACTCATCTAAAGTTACAATCAGGTCATTACTCCAGCTTACATCAAATGACAGTAGAGAATTCATTTGCGGATGGGGTGCCGCGGTGATAAATGTCGGAGTGACATATCccataaacaaaataatatttcggcaAATACTTGAAGGTGTCCAAGTTAATATCGCGGTAAAACAATTATCTAAGGAGGGTATAAGACTGTTGTATCGTGGAATATTGCCACCATTGTGTCAAAAAACGCTATCGCTTAGTTTAATGTTCAGCGTTTACGAGGGCAGTAAATATCGTATCCAGATGTTAACTAACAGGCCAATTTTGTCTAAAATACTGGCCGCTAATTTCGCTGGCAGTGTCGAGGCAATTTTGATGCCTTTAGAACGTGTCCAGACGTTGCTTCAGGATTGGCGGTATcacaataaattcaaaaatacatcagacgcttttaaatatttgcttaGAAATTACGGTGTCGGCGAATGTTACCGCGGGTTGATGCCGATTATTATTAGAAATGGATTAtctaatttaacatttttttcattgcgtGATTTATCGAAAGATATTGTCGGTAATGAccaaactttatttaataattttatttgcggTGCGTTGATTGGCGGATTTACGAGCACGATATTTTATCCGATGAATGTAGTTAAGATTCACATGCAAAGTAAAATCGGCGGTGACTATGACAGAATTCTAGTGACACTGAGAGACGTTTGGGTGATGAAAAATCGTagtattactaatttttatcaggGCGTTCATTTGAATTACATGAGATCATTTGTAAGCTGGGGTGTCATAAATGCCGcgtatgattttttgaaatcttttattttttga